The segment TCAATAGTACAGAGCACTATTGTACGAAGCATTTAAACAGTATAAAGTATTAGGACCAGTTTGTAACAGTGGCATGCCTcttaatgaaaaaatataatttgtaccAAAAATAACTGGTCTAATCAGCTGCCAATAAGAAATCTACCAGCAAAGTTAAGTCAGACTATACCCGCACCTAATCTAACATCGTATAACCAACTTTTAACATCAGAACTAACACAAGCAACCATGAAAGTGTCAGTTAGAAAAATAAAGCTTATCTTGGGAAATGTAAAAACTGTTATCCAGCAAACAAATTAATTCTCCACTTTCATCGCCTCCTTGTTCTTCTTCACTTCTTCAAGCTTCTTGTCCTGTTGGTTTAAAAGCAGAAGCATCAAAGCACTGTGCTTTTCATTGGttcaacattaaaataaagaagATTTGTGCTAGTAGGAGATTTACCTTTTCCTTGAATTTCTCTTCGAGAGCCGCCATACGTGCATTGCGGTTCTCTTTGTTAGCCTCCATCTTTTGATTGAGTTTCTCTTGTGACATCTTGCTGAAGTTGAAGTCTTCCTCTATGGCCTTCTGGATGACCTCCTTCTCGTGCTCTCGTTTCTCAGCTAAGTGTTTCAGCACTTCAGCCTGCTGGCtctgacaaaatgacaaaaggaAACTTTTGGAGTAAGAACCTGAATCCTAAACCCATGTTCAAATTTTTATAGCTGAGTTAAAAATATCCACTGtagtagtttgtttacagcctgggaACAGTTTGTTATTTCCAACAATACCTTGCGTCTCTCCTCTGCAGCCTCCAGCTTCCTCTTAATCTCATCCAGTGACGTTTCCTTTTTCTTAAGAGGGGACAAAGGAAATTCGCTCTTGGCATCTGGAGATGTGGGGCTCAGGATGACCTCAAATGCCTGACCAGAAGCCCGCTTGTTCAGCTCCTTCACTTGGATTTCTGCAGATGTGCGAGAgtgtgaggtcagaggtcaaagtcaGAACATAGAATTATTTATATCAATACCAATATCAGCCTTTTTTTACTTGATGAATGTCAAACAACTGCTCAGCTATAGCAGCTCGCCTCTACTATCCTGCTTCCATTGAGATTCATAGGCAGACAGAGGATAATTAGTGGAGGTCGAGCCGGCCTCCTACTGGATTTTCAGGGGTCACTGCTTTGTCAGAGAGGTCACAGGCGAACAATAACCTCTGTTGTGAGACAGCATTTTGCGTTTCCAATGAAGGGGAAATGAAAACAAgatgtgaaaaaacaaacagttttttaaaatattgtatgAGCGCTGCTTCACAGATTACTTCTGCAACTTGCAATACCGACCACATCAAAGAACTCCAGTTACTTGAATGACTGAGTCTTGCAGGTGGTTTCAGAGTTCTTAAGGACATAGAGACTTTGCTTTGCACTACTTTTTCTGGTGAGAAGCTCTCCTGGTTAGCAGTTAGATGGAGACATTTTTTGCTTTAGGTTAATCTACAGCAGTGATGCTCAACTTATGGCTGGAAGGCAAATTCATCAATGTCAATAAATCAATGTCTGTTCACTAACTGCCTCTTTGCCTCCTGTCATTgtgcaaaagtggcccctgggcaGAGCAAGTTGAGTATTCCTGGTTTTAAGTAGGGCTgttttcatcgaaaaatgtgttgaaattatgaaaaatgtcggtctgcctctcccaaaccccaaaattatgtcatctaatgtgttgtttcgtactcacaacaaagggttttagttcatcgtcatgggagagtgtgtaaagctgccaatatttgaacgtaagaagcttaAGTCTTAAAGCCATACATTTCAATTACAAAAAGGCATTTATCATcgtaaaatatttttaacttaactttaatttaatgtaCAACTACATGCAAAGACTGCGCATATAAATAACAATTTGTGCAGTTCACACCTACCTCCACAGCTTTCCATTTCAGCAGAGATGTTGCCTCGTTTATACCACTAGaagaaaacataaaagaaaagatTATTATCAAGCAATACATGTCTCATTTTACAAACTAGATAAGCAATTGTCCATATTTGCACAATACCCACGTCCTCTCAGCAGGACGGTGCTGGAGCTGACAGTTACAGCTCATGTTTTGATAGCTAATCGATCAAGCATGCGAGCgtgccttttaaaaaaacagttagGTTTTACTCTCGCTCCTGCTTTGACTCATAAgctcaaaacacacattgtttcaCTCACCCTCCATGTATGTTTATGTTATTAAATCTGATGACACATGAATGCAATTACTGATCATGTCAGTATAAGGTATACCCAACAGTGGGTGCTGTATAGCTGCATATATGCTGCACATTATAAAGTTACATAATCTGGCAGGTTACAGTTAcaacatgacatgacttgtcaggAACAAGAAGTTCTCCACCTCTCTGGTGCCTGAACTAAAAGTACAATATCAGCAAGTGGTAGTCCCACAGTGGAGGAGTGTGCATGGTGATGGGAGTAAATCACCAGTGTAGTAAAAGAGGGTGTCTGTGGGTGCACACAGCTGCAGGGTGCACTCATTTATGCATGTGTTGTTGGAAAATGGCGGGGGAGGGGTAGCAGACATGCTGTAAATATACACACTTGAAACACAAAGGCACACTTTGAGAAAGAAATATTATAATAGTGATGTAgagcaagaaaaaataaattcatgaCGCAGCCAGTAAAGTTAACCAGCTCGCTAAAGTAATTTTAAATGATTAACTTACATAATGTCGACTCAAGGCAATAACGTTACATATAAACAGTCAAACTTGGTGTACACTAATTCACGAGTTCACCACCTTGTAGTATTcgatgtaaataaataaataaatgttggatATATTAAAGCTAATGTTAAAAAGCTTTTTGAATTTTGACGTAACGTAATTGCACCTAACGGTCCTGGACAGCGGCCATAACAACAAAGTCCGTTAATTAGTTCAACTGACTTTAGAGATGCTGAACAGACCTTATTAAGATACAATAAGCGTCTAAATGCACCTTTAACTCTACCAACACTTGGTGTGAGTGCTCTGAAAGCCTGGTTTAACATTAGCATAAAGCCATTGTTCTCACCGTCAAGTGCCTCAGCGGGAAGAGTAgccctcctccttcttcttcttcgcctCTGTTCAGAGTCAGAGACCGCCAACATCTGTACCTTCGCGCAAAAACCTGTCGTCACCGGCGCTGTTTGCATTCATTGGTCCAAAATCCACCAATCAGAGAAGGTGTTCAACTGAAGTGCACTGCACAATAACAGACATATAAAGCTGGCTGCCAGCTGCTGGTACAGCCCCTATGGTACAGCCTCATGGCTCTGAGAGCAAAACACAGGACACAGTGTTTACCTAACGTTATGCAACCGCCAATTAAATCATACACACCAGCCATGTGACTTTAGATATGTTAAAGGAGCATGGCTGTAAAGTGTTAGTTTGATCTTAAGAGggccagaccagtaaaaccactgcataataacCCATAAGAAACAACACCTCCAAATGTTTCCCTTTCTTTTAGTGTAACGAAGTACCAGTctattctgaaaatgttcatccatttgcagcctgagatgtctttaaaaatatatgtgcAGTTTTAGTAGTATGCCTCAGTTCTTTTTCACCCTCAGTCAGTCTTCTACTCGCTGTCATTACATGTGTATTTttccacactttttttttttaattaagaaaaAGAATATGCACAGAACATCATAATTAATGACAGCACATGTATGTAAAAATGGtggcacagtgatgcagtggttagcattgtcgcctcacaacaagagggctcctggtacgaatccagggtggggggagcccttctgtgtggagtttgcatgttctccctgtgtcagtgtgggttttctctgggtagcctactccagcttcctcccacagtccaaagacatgcaggttaattggtgactctaaattgcccgtaggtgtgaatgtgtgtgaatggttgtctgtttctatatGTTAGCGCTGCGATAGACTGGCTTCCTgcctcgcccagtgtcagcatggataggctccagccggCCACACACATGTGACTACccatgctttttaaaataagaaaataaggtCTTAACAGAAGatacaagtacaagtacaagtaCACATAGATATAAAATACAGTAGGCTATTTCAAGACAATTGCgtaataataaacaaacaaaaccagaaaggacaaacaacatcaacaataaaaaagaaaaagaaaaaagaaaaaatgaagatAAACAGGGATAAAAGCATACAGAGAAAAAAGTGTATCAGTCAGAGACTTTAGGGGGGAAAATGCATAATTTTCCAGCTTGgtatgctttttgttttttaacaaagtGAATGACTTGAGAAGAGCCTTAAATTCTCAAAGAAAAGATACAGAACCAGGAGGCGACTTACAGAGTTTGTTTGTGAATAAAAAATCTTGCACTTACAATAACAAAATTAAGCAATTTAAATTATCCCCTGCCTTAGAAATCACTTACAAATCAAAGGTTTTGGGCAGCTCCTTAGTAATAGAGTATcaccaatattgttttaagTCAGAAGTCTGATACTGATTCGTCTGTGCTAATGCTGATTGAAagtgttttgtacattttaaatatcctgtaaataaattaaatatcatTGTTTTATCAGAGAACTGTGAAGTCTCTGGAGCAGCAATTTACATATTCACATCTTGCTCCTGAGACTTGGTACCTCTTCCACAAGTGCAGCAATGGAGTGCAATTCATCCACTGGGCCGGACTGGACTCCTTGGCAGGCTGGTTCTGGCCCTCTGGCCGTGTGTTTGACaccactggtttaaatcagcaaACTGGACTTCATATTAAAGCCCAATATACAGAAGTTAGTCAGTATTGATAGGcgataaaaagtgaaaaatagtaTATAATGAAcatgatttacaaaaataaatatgtaagaCTGTAGGCAGTCTTgctttacattacattagtgGGCATGGCATTACAACGGCCACACCACACCATTAACAACAATATGCTACAAGGTGACATTATGCTTGGGGTCAGTGGACCACAGAGGGGCCTAATTCCCCGTTAGCCATCAAATATCAAGGTGATAatgttatgtatgtatttttgagcTGTTACAGAGAGCCTGGTGATGAATGATGTTTCTGTAAAGCACCTTGTATCACTGTGTTCCTCTCTCCTTTGTCATTACTCACTCAGTTGCTCTGTCTCAGGGATGCAATACCATGAAATCGAATATTGTAGTTCATTATGGAATAACAGGTTATGGTCCATTTGAATGTTTACTCCAAAGCCGACATCTATTTTTCCACTCCATGCGATTGGTAGCGGAAAAAAAAATGCCGACTTTCATCATGGCCCAAAAGTATATTAAAGTTCACGAGTCATTAAACTGGCAATGGAATCATTTATGAAATATACCTATCTGCAACCTGCTCTTTTCAGCTAACCGCAGCCATGAACCTCCAAAATTCAGACAGCATAAAGTGTCCCACCAGGGATAATAACAAACAGGACCATTGCTACACCACATTAAAGGGTGTGTATCAGACACTGTGCAGCTCTGGGACTCCCTGGTCTGCTTTATCTTCTCCAGACTTACAGACAGAAACTAAAAGCTTACAAAAAGTTTACAAAAGCATGCACATCAGAACGATGAGCACTTGGTACTGGAGGAGAGATCATGCAAACTACAAAAACAGAGTCTACACACTAGACTAAATTCCTATAAATATTTGATAATTACCACCTAGGCGATGTTTCAAGCTTCACGCTTCACATGTATCAAAACATCACCTCTGTGGTAATCAAATTCAATATTTATGGAAGCATAGTCCAGTGTGAGgactctgtttccagtcttttcCAGAGACTTAAATCTGCTAAGCCTGTGATCAAGACTGTGAGCAGATGGAGTAAAACCTTCTCCACATACAACAGGAACAAAGTCCAGTTTGCATCAAAATTCAGGCAGCTTCGACAGCCCATGGAGGCGGCTATAAAGGCGTGGACAGAATCCTGTATAATAAGGCTGCAAACAACCACATGTGTCCTGCACACTGTAGAGACCCATCAAGTGGGCTGCAGGTTTGATAAGCCCATTCACTGAACAGTTCTATGTCTGATGTGGAATCCTTCAAGTTTCTGGTCCACCGTATCCCAGGACCCAAAATGGACATCAGACACCACCAGAAAAAAGGCCCAGCAGACAGTCTGTGCCAGCTCAGGAGTATCAATCTACTTCAAGAGCTGCTGATCCAGTTCTACACTGCAATAATACAGTCAGTTCTCTGCACATACATTGTGCTCTGGTTTGTATCTGCCACCAAACAGGACAGCAATAGGCTACACCGAACAATCAGGACTGAATAAGAAATCATTGGTGCCAGCCTACCCGCAATTCAAGATGAATAGACTCCCAGAGTTAGGAAACAGGCTGGTAACATCACAGCAGACCCTTCACACCCTGGATCCCTGTGCAATAACCATGCAATACTTAATATCCACTGTACCTATAAATGATATATTGTATAGCTTAAATACACACTCTTTTCAACATGTATTTATCATCACTTTCAGTTACAGATCTGACCACACTGTGTATACTGTTTATATTGCTGTCATATCAACCTACCACATGTTATAGGCTGTATAAAGCAACCTGTTACATATTTATTCCAGCACCCTTTGCACTCTGCACCATTGCATTACTGTCCCTCTTTTTATACAAATGTCATTGCATTGTTGTTCTTTATTGATGTAGATATTTCTAATACACATTTATGTCTGTACATACAGTCAAATGTTTCACTTTGCTCAGAGTCAAGTTTTATGTGAACATATACTTGGTTAGTAAAGCTGATTCTGACACTGTTTTCAGACCCTGAGTGTGCCAGCAAATGATTTTTGCATCCTTAATATTGTAATTTAAAGTACAATACAGTAGATTCATACTTAAATTAGTTAATCCAGGCTAGGTGTGACATGTTTTTCAAGATTTATTGTGGATGTGTTTGTATTTGACCTTTATCCAACAGTAAAGAGTCTTTTCTCCTTCTCACATTGTTCTTTTGTAGCAGCTCTTACTTAAAACGAACACTACAACAATGTCCTTGGAGTGAGTGGTGAAAGAGCAGTGATGGATGAGAGTGAAGTTTTAATCCTGGCAGCTGCGTCCTACATACAATAAAACAGAGAGGCAGACATTAGCTGCCAACTGCTGCCAGCCAAGTGAGCCTGCCGGTGCCAGAACAATGAGGTGATTATAGGAGACTCACAGGGGTGAGTGGCTTAAACTGCCAGTGAATGACAGAGGTTTGCTGCACAGGGTGTTACTTTCGGTTTAAAAGTACCCCAGCACATGCATGGAAGAAAACATAAAGAAGACTTTGATTGCTGAGGGGAAATTAGGTCCCTGAAGGCAGCTTATAACTGTATGTTTAATGAGAGAAAACATCTGCTTAAAGGTTAATTAGTCTAAAAACTGCTATACAAAATATTCTTTATTCAGTATATTACTTATTTCTTACAGGAAACAGGACATGCTGTCCATGGAGCATTTCAACTGCATGCTGAATAACAAATCAAGAAAGTTATTATCAAGCTGGTTGCAGCCAGCTTTAAGGAACACTGGTTATTATGCTGCTCTTAAACTTTAAATCCCACAAATATGTATTACCACTTGTCCTGAAATCTTCCCCCTGTCTCTGGAAACTCATTTTCTTGGGATCCTCAAGGGGTCTCAGGGTTTGACTGTAATCAGCAATATATACCGCGTCTCATATTCAAACTTAATCCCAGAGTTCTACTCAATATCAAAAGCTGCGGCCATCATCGACTGATACTCGTGTCTCTCTTCCTTCACAGTTTATTGCCTGCCTCTGAGTGCAGATACTTATCACCAACTTGCGAGGACCTGAATTCACACACCTTCCCTAGAACAGGTATTAATCTTGGTATAGATTTCAACAGAATGCATTGAATATATTCATTGACAGACATTCTTCATTTATTACTGTCAGTCCTGCAAACATCCTAAACCAAGAGACAGTTAAGAATGGCACAGATAGGCTGACATTATAAAGGATCTTACTTTAATATAACCACCGTCTATGCAGCCACCAGAGGCTTCTGTTGATACCATCCAGTGGTGAGAAAAAGGCATAAACAGCCCTCTAATGTTCAGACAGATTCAATTTGACTGCTGTTGGTGGTGTGGTACAAGGTGGCGTGTTGGGACAAGCTTGAACATATTGATTCAACATACAatgcacataactgtacataCTCCTTATGTTTACAATGATTCTATTGTTGTTTAATTCTGTACATATTGTAGTTAAattttcacacttacagcctcTGCACAGCACcaatatgtattttatattcatgttttaattttcatgtcttaagtactagtgttaagcacagtagcataatgcacattttgtttttattttaacacacatttcatttctacgatatttatttcattgctttacatttacacactttatttcatactcttattctttCTTCTTacttctctattctttacatcggaGCAACTGTAATGAATCATAATTTCCTTGCATCTTCAAGtaatatttctgtttctgattctgattcaatTTGTGCCAAAATGTTCCTTATATCTACTCTCCATCCATCTCAGGAAGCTGGATACTGCTCGCAGCAAAAAAACTCTTCCTTCTCCTGCGCAGGAATATGTAGTGATATAACCTATACTGTTTGTGTAAATGCTCTAAACTTGTGTGTAGGCCTGTGTATCAGGCCCACAGTGAGCACTgtcttttaattttgttgtaaATTCATAATTTAGTGTTTAGAAATAGGTTGAAATGTGAAATACAGTTTATAGGAGCTCACTACATTAAATAGCAGTAATGCAAAATGGTGGTTAAATGCTGCCACCTAGTGTTGGATAGAGGAATCAACCTGacaaaaaatttaaatgaaaacagaaaactacCACGTCTCAAGCCACATATTTTGTAGTcattaaaaagtatttaaaggTTAGTGTCATGTTACAGTTAGgtatttcagtgaaaatgtgatTCTAAAAGTGTCTCTAGTTACATACTTGTTTATGGTACGGCAATATTTTAGCAGATTGTAAATTCAGTTTGGCAAATAGGTGTCTTTATATGATTAGTTTTTACCTATAATCCATTACTTCATAGTCACTAATGTGGATTATGGGATtatagaatgaatgaatgaatgaatgaatgaatgacttaatTTCGAACCAAAAAAAAGtataagtaaagtaaaaaacaaaccagacaAATATAACAGTGTCCAAACAGGAGTAGGTCAAAGTAAAACTTAAATGTCCCTACGCCCTCCATTTATTCTTTTAACTTTTgacttttaattatttaaaaaaaaaaatcccaaatttatttacaactaatatAAACCTATCCCCAGTCTATTTACCACCCAGTGTTACAAAATTAATATGTACTCCCCTAACACAACCTTTCCTCATCTATATATctgccaaaaatatcttttctgTATAGTTTTAAGAACTGATTTATATTTATGCTTTGTTTCAACTCATCGCGCAGCCCATTCTGCAAGTCCACCCACTGAAATACACAGACTCTTCTCATTTGTAAGaacacattgttttataaaatgtaattCTCCTCCTAAATTATAACGCCCCTCCCTGTCACAATACATTTTTGAATGTTGCGCAGAAGTGAATTATTTCTCCCTTTAAACAtgattatttcagttttaagtTTGACCAGATCTAAAAATTTTAATGGatgtgactttaaaaaca is part of the Epinephelus fuscoguttatus linkage group LG8, E.fuscoguttatus.final_Chr_v1 genome and harbors:
- the stmn1b gene encoding stathmin 1b, whose amino-acid sequence is MESCGEIQVKELNKRASGQAFEVILSPTSPDAKSEFPLSPLKKKETSLDEIKRKLEAAEERRKSQQAEVLKHLAEKREHEKEVIQKAIEEDFNFSKMSQEKLNQKMEANKENRNARMAALEEKFKEKDKKLEEVKKNKEAMKVEN